The following DNA comes from Clostridium cylindrosporum DSM 605.
TGTTTAGCTTTAGACCATTTTAAACCTCTATTAAGTCCAAACTCCTCCATAGTCTTAGAGTACTTATCTTGCCACTCTGATAATGCCAGTTTTCCGTTAAAATAGTTCCTATTGCTTAGAGTATATCTACCCCTTTTAGAATCATAGAATTTAGGTACCAAGAGGCAATGTATATGCCATGTGGTTTCGTCCTTGTGTAGTGCTGCATAAATGATATTACTCCCAAACTCTTTTATAAGCCATTCAATATTCCTGTTAATCCACTCTTCCTTAAGCTCCTCTGTTGCCTCCTGCATGAATGCTGGACTTGTAGTTAATAATAAATCTCTTGCTAGTACTCCATTCTTTCTTAGCTTTATTCCTTCAATGTATCTTTCAACATCCTCTGCTATATTAGTGCTACCTATCAGTATTTCATTTTCTATATTAAGGTTTGCATTAGGTGTATACTGCTTTCTTTCTGTATGCCTTTCAAAGCCTTTAACCTCTTGTATAGATTTAAATTTATTACCGATTCTAAAGATAGCAAAATTCAATTTTCTAACCTCCGAAAATTTCTGCTGCTAGGTCTTTATGTTTTTTATTTTCTTTCCCTTTAGACTTGTTTTTATATTTACTTTCTTCTAGTTCTATCTCCAATATTTGCATTTTATTTTTTAATATATCGTTACTAGTAACTAATGAGCTATTATCTTTTTCTAATTTACATAAATAAACTTGTTGCCTCTTCATCTGCTCCTGTAGATTGTTTATTTTATCCTCATATTCTTTTCTTATTTCTCTTTCAAATGCCTCACCAAATTCAATCATTTTGTCCTCACTTATGTGGTAATATCTTGTATTAAGTTTCTTCCATATCTTTTTAAACATGATATTTACACCTCACTTTTGAGTTATAGCTTATGGGGTTTCCAAAGGGGTTTCCCCTGTGGCTTACAGCATTTTGCAAAAATGCGTAGTAAGTTACACAAATTCTTTCATCAACCTTCTAACCTTTAGCCCTATGACACAACCTTCATTTACCTATTGAAACAAATAAGCTTGATTTTAATTTATTGTTACTGGTGTTTACTCCTGCAGCTCGGCTTGACTAACTATTAAATTTTCAGTCTATAATAAAAATCTTCGTAGCCATAAGTGGCACTGATAATTTAATTTTTATCTTATTGGGCTTACTCTTGATGTGTATTTTTTATTTACATAATATAAATTCTGCTTATCTAAGAAAGGTTGTCTGTTATGAGGTATTATTAATATTTCATCACTACCTAGCCTTCTGATTTCATCTGTACTTAATAATCTTTTCTTAGATGTATTGTAGCTATCTGTAGTGTTACTTTTGTTTTTAGATGTGTTCTTAAGGGTTATTTGAGTGTCTCCTAGGATGTCACTTATATAATTCAGTGTTTCAATATCTGTTATAGAAGGCAATACACATTTAGTTTTTAAGTTATTTAATATGGCCTTTGCATTATCTCTCCCATATACTTGGACAAGCTGACTTGTAGATTGGAGACATATTAAAAAACCTATCATTCTACTTCTACAAGTGCTTATGATAGTTGTGAATCCGTTAATCATTCCAATATTTGCAAATTCATCACAAAGGAAAGTTATTGATTGCCCTTTAGTTTCCATTAGCTGATTTATTAATTGGGTAAAGAATGTTGCCATATAAGGGCTTAAATAGTTGCTTTTATGCTCTGGATAGCTGATATAAAGACATATAGGCTTATCCCTTAACATCTTTGCATTAAAGTCCGTTCTACTGCTAGATTGGATTATATTATTATCCATGAATAACTGTAAGCTACTATTTAGTGTTACTTTTATACTACTTGCTGTTTTAGGGCTTTCTAAGCATGATTTAAATATATTGAATTGTTCTCTAACTTCCTCTTCATCTGAATTACTTAACAAAGTATCTAAGTCCTCTATTCCATGATTTATAACTAATCTTGCTGCACTTGTAATGGTATCTATTGGACTTCCCTTTGACTTCACATATATCAAGGCTGATACGAATAAAGGTAAACTCATATTAAGCCACTCAATCCCTCCTGCTTTTGTTCCACTTTGTAACTCCAAAGCTTTAGAAGAGTTTAATAATATTGTCTGTGCTAACTCCACAACCTCTGATGTAGTTCTGCACTCTGCTAGTAGATTGTATTTAGCACTATCAAAGGGACTTAAAGGATTAAATAGTATAGGAGTTCTCCCTATGCTCTCCTGGAATCGTGAAGTATCTCTATAAAGTTCACCCTTAGGGTCTATTACAACTATACTTCCTTGTATATCTGAAGTTAGTAAGTTAGGATAAAATAAACTTGTCGTTTTCCCTTCCCCTGTAGCACCACAAACTATAATATGCTCCCTAGTCTTTCCCTCATTAAGTTGAATTTTCTTACCTAGTCTTAGGCCATTATCACCTATTAAACCTTTTAAATCCTCTACAGTACCTATTTTGCTTGTAGCTAGTTCTCCACTACTTTCATCCTTGGAAAGCACATTTAATAATCCACAACCTACTACTCCACCTATAGCAATTTTAGTTAATAGCATTGTTTCAAATAACATTATCAAAACCTCTCTTAAATTCTTAATATAGTGTAATATATGCACACTATACTGGAATGTTTCCACCCTAACTGGATTTTATTTATAAAAAATAAAATATGGTACTTAATCGGTGTACCATATCTCATCAATATGTTTATTTAATTTCTTAGCAATTTCTATTGCTTTAAGTAAACTAGGGTTTGTTTCTCCTTTTTCATAAGCATAATAGGTTTTAAACTTTACTCCTATATGTTCTGCAAAGTCCTTTCTATCCATTTCATGCTCCGTATGTCTAATGCTTTTAAGATTATTCTTTATCTCCATATAACCACCTCTACAATGCCTCTATTTCTTCGCCATTTGCCCTGTAATAGCATTTATATGTATTAATAGTAGTTTTTATTAACCATCGTATTTATTTAAAAACTCTAGTAAAGCTTGGCTTAATATATCCTGTTTCTTATATGTATATCCTTCACAAAATTTATTAAACTTGTCTAGTACATCACTATAGGCCTTAAATGTCCTTCCCACAACTTCTCCTTTTGTAGCTTGTTCATCTATCTCTAACTTACATACTTCTATGATATTTTCATTATTAATTTGCTTTCTAATCCATTCAAATAATTGTTCTTGTTCCTGTTGTTTTTCTTGCTGCTCTTTTACCCAGGAGATAGTATTTATCATTTCAGCCTTTAAAGTAACATCATTATAACTCTTTTGTACTACTGCTTTATTGGGTATTACTTTTGTATTACTTTCTAAACACTCTATAGTTGCAACACTTTCGTCACACTTTTGTAACACATATTGCCCTATAGATTTATTATATAAATACCCATTACGTTTAAATGTATCAGCTACAGTATTTTTAGCTAATCCATGCTTTTTAACTATATCACTATGTAAATTCCCTTCTCTATATTCAGACATAAAAAAATCTACTCTTTCAATATCCGAAAGGCCTTTAAAATCTTCTCTATTCATACAAATACACCCCATGTTACTTTAGTAATACCTTTATAATACAATTCGGTAATACTATCATAATACCTTTGTAATTTAGATAAATATTATAATAATAGGAGCAAGTAACAAAAACTTACTCCTATATAATTTAATCAACCTTTTGTTTTAAATCTGCTATATCAGACCAATTTTCAGCAGTTGCTCGTTCAACCCTATAAATACTTCTTTTGATATCTTTAACATTAGGATTTATTTTTTCTATTTGTTCCATAACTAATTTTTGGAATACTTCCTGGCTCTGTTTTATTTCTTCTAAATCTTTATTTAAAGATTTTATATAATATTTTATTTCTCCAATATCCAGTATAGCACCAGCTAAGTCTTGTCTTATTTTTTCTAAAGTTATATCTCGTTGTAATTCCTTATCCATAGATAGCCTCACCTCTTGCGTAAAATATAATGCTGCGTAAAATATAATGCCAGGTGTAGATTATAGCACAATATAGCGATAATGACCCTGTAAGTTCATACCATGAAGCTAGTCGATACCCCCATCGTAAGAACAGGTACTAAAGTACCCCTAATACAAGCTGAAAAAATTTGACCCCCCTAAAAGGGTTGGAATAGAGATAAGTTCATATACTAATCCTACAAACCCAGAACAGGTACTAAAGTACCCTAATACAAGCTGAAAAAATTTGACCCCCCTATTTTTGTTCGTATATTCGTAAAATGTCTAGACTTTGTCTAGACAAATGCCTTATAATACAAAAGAACAAGGTTATATTAAACCCTGTTCTTTTAAAAAACTTATATCACGTTTGTAAGTTTTAAGAGATATATCCAGTTGTAATAATATATCTTTTCTTTTAAGACCTTCGGCCAAAAGGTCTTTTATTTTTTCCCTTCTTTGTGATATCTTTTCTTTTTCACTTATTTTACCCTCTATTTTTAATTTATCATGATATTTCTTTTTGTTATACTCGTTGTTTCTTCTTTTATATTCTGTATTTGATATTATTGTAATCATTTCTCTTTGTTCTTCTTCTGATATATTCAATAAATCAATAAGAGTTTCATTTTTATACTTATACTGCTTGTCCTTCTTTTGATAAACAGTTTCTGCACTCCTAGTTGCTGATATAACCTCCCTTTCTTGTAGTGGAGGTATAAACATACTATTAAGTTCTAAAGTATCATCTAATGCTTTCTCAACGTCATCTAGGAAATAGCACAGATAATATCTATAGAGAAATAATATGAATTCTCTATGTCCTTTTAATTTATATTTCCTTAACTCGCATAGTTTTATAATATCCTGTATTCTAGCATGGTATAGACTTCTTTCTCTGTATATAAATACTTTCTTTCTTGGTCTACCTTTTTTCTTTTGCTTACTCTCTGTAAGTTCTGGTAGATATCCCTCTTGTATTTCTCTTAAATCATACATATAGTTAAATTCTTCTATAACTTTAACTTTAGTA
Coding sequences within:
- a CDS encoding type IV secretory system conjugative DNA transfer family protein, which gives rise to MLFETMLLTKIAIGGVVGCGLLNVLSKDESSGELATSKIGTVEDLKGLIGDNGLRLGKKIQLNEGKTREHIIVCGATGEGKTTSLFYPNLLTSDIQGSIVVIDPKGELYRDTSRFQESIGRTPILFNPLSPFDSAKYNLLAECRTTSEVVELAQTILLNSSKALELQSGTKAGGIEWLNMSLPLFVSALIYVKSKGSPIDTITSAARLVINHGIEDLDTLLSNSDEEEVREQFNIFKSCLESPKTASSIKVTLNSSLQLFMDNNIIQSSSRTDFNAKMLRDKPICLYISYPEHKSNYLSPYMATFFTQLINQLMETKGQSITFLCDEFANIGMINGFTTIISTCRSRMIGFLICLQSTSQLVQVYGRDNAKAILNNLKTKCVLPSITDIETLNYISDILGDTQITLKNTSKNKSNTTDSYNTSKKRLLSTDEIRRLGSDEILIIPHNRQPFLDKQNLYYVNKKYTSRVSPIR
- the mobV gene encoding MobV family relaxase, which codes for MNFAIFRIGNKFKSIQEVKGFERHTERKQYTPNANLNIENEILIGSTNIAEDVERYIEGIKLRKNGVLARDLLLTTSPAFMQEATEELKEEWINRNIEWLIKEFGSNIIYAALHKDETTWHIHCLLVPKFYDSKRGRYTLSNRNYFNGKLALSEWQDKYSKTMEEFGLNRGLKWSKAKHTDIKTFYNLVNKEFKENEIDSLCAKAKNGELLSIKVKSLQKTLNIYKNYNQKSEEEKQEIKKQNINLFNQVKDIKKDKEIFKECIKTMSDLYKIPQEHIKKVLNYVTDKATDKEKGKDLELSKNN
- a CDS encoding helix-turn-helix transcriptional regulator, translated to MEIKNNLKSIRHTEHEMDRKDFAEHIGVKFKTYYAYEKGETNPSLLKAIEIAKKLNKHIDEIWYTD